In Microbulbifer agarilyticus, the DNA window CGACCTGGAAGAAATCCATACCTTGTTCCAGCACTTCGTTCACGAATATCGCCCGCAGCTGGATATTAATAAAGTTGCTACGGGCGAAGTCTGGTTTGGTCAGAAAGCTCTGGACCTGGCGCTGGTGGATGAACTGAAAACCTCCGATGAATATCTCACCTCACGAGCGGCCAATGCTGACCTGTATCAGGTGGAATACAAGGAGCGGCAGAATATTGCCAAGAAAATGGGAATCGCCGCGCAATTGGGTGTTGAGAGCGCGGCGACACGCCTGTTTTCGCGCTTGGCTGCATGGCGGCACCACGCTCAGTAACTTTGCGCGAAAATAGGCATTTTTCATGATCCATAGGGAAGTGATGGGAATGGCGGCTGAAGAGCAAAAAAATTCCGAACAGTCTTACCGTGCCATGCTGGTAGAGGAAGTGGCGGCGGGTAAATACGATCAGACAATTGTTCGGCGCCCGCTCAGTGACCTTCCCGCGCACCCGGTACGCATCGCCGTTTCCCACTCGTCTTTGAATTACAAGGATGCACTATCGGCGTTCGGTAACCGGGCGATTACCCGCGAGTACCCGCACACGCCGGGCATTGATGCGGCCGGCACGGTTGTTCAGGACACCAGTGGGCGCTTCCAACCTGGCGCGCGAGTTCTGGTGACGGGATACGATCTGGGCATGAATACCGCAGGTGGTTTCGCCGAGCGTATCGCAGTGCCGGCCGACTGGGTTGCACCACTGCCGGAAGGCTTGTCTTTGCGCGAGTCAATGATCCTTGGTACCGCTGGACTCACCGCCGCGCTATGCGTGGAGAAGCTGCTCGAGGCCGGTGCCAAACCTGATGATGGCGAGGTACTGGTTACCGGTGCCACCGGTGGTGTGGGCTC includes these proteins:
- a CDS encoding YhdH/YhfP family quinone oxidoreductase — protein: MIHREVMGMAAEEQKNSEQSYRAMLVEEVAAGKYDQTIVRRPLSDLPAHPVRIAVSHSSLNYKDALSAFGNRAITREYPHTPGIDAAGTVVQDTSGRFQPGARVLVTGYDLGMNTAGGFAERIAVPADWVAPLPEGLSLRESMILGTAGLTAALCVEKLLEAGAKPDDGEVLVTGATGGVGSIAVALLAKLGFRVAAVTGKLESAEFLTSLGAWKVLDRETLAPFANKAIAKPLWAWAVDTVGGETLFNVIKCLKYSGGVAACGMASGAQFQANVFPFILRGISLLGVDSVELPLSKKTEVWQKLAGPWYIGEQLEQIAEDISLEQAPEFLARLHRGHGIGRYVVDMTR